Proteins encoded by one window of Epinephelus moara isolate mb chromosome 18, YSFRI_EMoa_1.0, whole genome shotgun sequence:
- the LOC126405581 gene encoding dual specificity protein phosphatase 3-like, whose product MKNKHSQQVKTAAPERLDMPSFEVTLQQLNDLLTDDSGFYSWPTKHFHEVYPRIYVGNAFVAMNVMRLKRQGITHILNAAEGNSFMHVNTNAEFYADSGIIYHGIPASDTDHFDISVYFEEAADFIGKALAYKNGKGKVYVHCREGYSRSPTLVIAYLMLRQNMDVHTALAMVRQKREIGPNDGFLRQLCRLNQRLAAEGKFWNK is encoded by the exons ATGAAGAACAAACACAGCCAACAGGTGAAGACAGCGGCTCCGGAGCGACTCGACATGCCGAGCTTCGAGGTGACTCTCCAACAACTCAACGACCTGCTGACGGACGACAGCGGCTTCTACAGCTGGCCCACCAAACACTTCCATGAGGTCTACCCACGGATCTACGTCGGAAACGC GTTTGTGGCAATGAATGTGATGCGTCTCAAGCGTCAGGGCATCACCCACATCCTCAACGCCGCTGAAGGGAACTCCTTCATGCACGTCAACACCAATGCCGAGTTCTACGCCGACTCAGGCATCATCTACCACGGCATACCAGCCAGCGACACCGACCACTTCGACATCAGCGTTTACTTTGAAGAGGCGGCAGACTTCATCGGGAAGGCGCTGGCATACAAAAATGGGAAAG gtAAAGTGTACGTTCACTGCAGGGAAGGCTACAGCCGCTCGCCCACCTTGGTCATAGCCTACCTGATGCTTCGCCAAAACATGGACGTCCACACCGCTCTGGCCATGGTGCGGCAGAAAAGAGAGATCGGACCCAACGACGGCTTCCTGCGGCAGCTCTGTCGGCTGAACCAGAGGCTCGCTGCTGAGGGGAAGTTCTGGAACAAATGA